A single genomic interval of Gavia stellata isolate bGavSte3 chromosome 31, bGavSte3.hap2, whole genome shotgun sequence harbors:
- the MTHFD2 gene encoding bifunctional methylenetetrahydrofolate dehydrogenase/cyclohydrolase, mitochondrial — protein MATALCPLRTLGRAALRPRGRRLHLSATRNDAVVISGRKLARQIRQEARHEVEQWVAAGNKRPHLSVVLVGENPASHSYVLNKTKAAADVGISSETILRPASITEEELLDLISKLNNDANVDGLLVQLPLPEHIDERKICNAVTPDKDVDGFHVINVGRMCLDQYSMLPATPWGVWEIIKRTGIPTLGKNVVVAGRSKNVGMPIAMLLHTDGRHERPGGDATVTISHRYTPKEQLKQHTIRADIVVAAAGIPNLITADMIKEGAAVIDVGITRVQDPVTAKSRLVGDVDFEGVKKKASYITPVPGGVGPMTVAMLMKNTIIAAKKLLKPKELEALTA, from the exons ATGGCAACCGCGCTCTGCCCGCTCCGCACCCTCGGCCGCGCCGCGCTGcgcccccgcggccgccgcctccACCTCAGCGCGACCAG AAATGATGCAGTTGTGATCTCTGGAAGGAAGCTGGCCCGGCAGATCAGACAGGAAGCCCGTCACGAGGTTGAGCAGTGGGTGGCGGCTGGAAACAAGAGACCTCACCTCAGCGTTGTTCTCGTCGGTGAAAATCCAGCGAGTCACTCCTACGTactgaacaaaaccaaagcgGCTGCTGACGTCG GAATCAGCAGCGAAACCATCCTCAGGCCGGCTTCTATTACTGAAGAGGAGTTATTGGATTTGATCAGCAAACTCAATAATGATGCTAATGTGGATGGCCTGTTAGTACAGCTGCCTTTACCTG AACATATTGATGAGCGCAAGATTTGCAACGCTGTGACTCCAGACAAAGATGTTGATGGCTTTCATGTGATAAACGTGGGGCGCATGTGCCTTGACCAGTACTCCATGCTGCCAGCTACGCCATGGGGGGTGTGGGAGATCATTAAGAGAACTG GCATCCCAACGCTGGGGAAGAACGTGGTGGTGGCTGGCAGGTCGAAGAACGTGGGTATGCCCATCGCCATGTTGCTGCATACGGATGGCAGGCACGAGCGCCCGGGAG GCGATGCCACAGTCACAATATCCCACCGCTACACTcccaaggagcagctgaagcAACACACAATCCGTGCTGATATTGTGGTAGCGGCAGCAG GCATACCCAACCTGATCACAGCTGATATGATCAAAGAAGGAGCTGCGGTTATTGATGTGGGGATAACGAGAGTGCAAGATCCTGTCACTGCCAAATCAAGGCTGGTTGGTGATGTTGATTTTGAAG GCGTGAAGAAGAAAGCCAGCTACATCACTCCGGTCCCTGGGGGAGTTGGGCCCATGACAGTTGCCATGCTGATGAAGAACACCATCATTGCTGCCAAGAAGCTGTTGAAACCCAAAGAGCTGGAAGCATTAACTGCTTAA
- the SLC4A5 gene encoding electrogenic sodium bicarbonate cotransporter 4, with translation MLEDEDGMSERGLSSSRRRYDDEEDYHSIYIGVPVPRGYRRKRRRRRSVSSRDRTSESERHYERQDRSDTDDGGHGCYESGNDNASRTMSPAAERLRYILGEDDEPPNPTLFTEMDTLQHDGEEMEWKESARWIKFEEKVEEGGERWSKPHVSTLSLHSLFELRTCLQTGTVLLDLDGYSLPQIIDDVIEKQIEDGLLKPELREKISYVLLRKHRHQTKKPIHRSLADIGKSVSSNTTRSPVRSPAAGAAFHRSTEDLRMRQSASYGRLRHAQSRSMNDISDTPSTDQLKNKFIKKIPKDAEASNVLVGEVEFLEKPFVAFVRLLQATMLGGVTEVPVPTRFLFILLGPAGKAKSYNEIGRAIATLMVDDLFSDVAYKARDREDLIAGIDEFLDEVIVLPPGEWDPNIRIEPPKKVPSADKRKSVFSLNEVGQMNGTAGGAGAGGGGGGSDDGEMPEVHEIGEELAWTGRFCGGLYLDIKRKLPWFPSDFYEGFHIQSISAILFIYLGCITNAITFGGLLGDATDNYQGVMESFLGTAMAGSMFCLFAGQPLIILSSTGPILIFEKLLFDFSKGNGIDYMEFRLWIGLHSALQCLILVATDASFIIKYITRFTEEGFSTLISFIFIYDAIKKMIGAFKYYPINSDFKPDYVTMYKCECIAPDPANATLFDASAPVAPNTTNVSLYNAINLTALDWTQLSKKECLKYGGSLVGKSCKFVPDLALMSFILFFGTYSMTLTLKKFKFSRYFPTKLRKLISDFSIFMSILMFVGLDVLFGLNTPKLQVPTDFKPTRVDRGWFVFPFGKNPWWVYLASALPALLVTILIFMDQQITAVIVNRKEHKLRKAAGYHLDLFWVGILMAVCSFMGLPWYVAATVISIAHIDSLKMETETSAPGEQPQFLGVREQRVTGIIVFVLTGISVFLAPILKYIPMPVLYGVFLYMGVASLNGIQFWDRCKLFLMPAKHQPDYVFLRHVPLRRIHLFTLVQIVCLAVLWILKSTVAAIIFPVMILALILVRRLLDFVFSQHDLAWIDNIIPEKEKKKEDDKKKKKKGNKGDSSSDEEERGPPPGALRSDSSPNGSDLDRSITLHLKISCPSSPAFNYSRNPICAVPQVKIEMESDYEDTDTEKPPRDMGSETTL, from the exons ATGctggaggatgaggatgggatgAGCGAGAGGGGGCTCAGCAGCTCCAGGAGGAGATACGACGATGAGGAAG ATTACCACTCCATCTATATCGGGGTGCCGGTGCCCCGGGGCTACCGGAGGAAACGGCGTCGGCGAAGATCTGTCTCCAGCCGGGACAGGACGAGCGAGAGCGAGCGGCACTACGAGCGCCAGGATCGCTCCGACACCGATGACGGCGGCCACGGCTGCTACGAGAGCGGCAACGACAATGCCAGCAGGACCA TGTCACCAGCTGCCGAACGCCTCCGCTACATCTTGGGGGAAGACGATGAGCCTCCCAACCCCACGCTCTTCACGGAGATGGACACGCTGCAGCACGACGGGGAGGAGATGGAATGGAAAGAGTCGGCCAG GTGGATAAAGTTTGAAGAAAAGGTGGAGGAAGGCGGGGAGAGGTGGAGCAAGCCCCACGTGTCCACGTTGTCTCTGCACAGCCTGTTTGAGTTACGGACGTGTCTACAGACGGGAACGGTGCTCCTGGACCTAGATGGCTACTCTTTGCCCCAAATCATAG ATGATGTCATTGAGAAGCAGATCGAGGACGGTCTGCTCAAGCCGGAGCTGCGGGAGAAGATAAGCTACGTGCTCCTCAGGAAGCACCGTCACCAAACCAAGAAGCCAATCCACCGGTCCTTGGCCGACATCGGAAAGTCCGTCTCCTCCAACACAA cccgcagccccgTCCGGAGTCCGGCCGCTGGCGCCGCCTTCCACCGCTCCACCGAGGACCTGCGGATGCGGCAAAGCGCGAGCTACGGCCGCCTGC GTCACGCGCAGAGTCGGAGCATGAACGACATCTCGGATACGCCGAGCACCGACCAG CTGAAGAATAAGTTCATCAAGAAGATCCCCAAGGATGCGGAGGCCTCCAACGtgctggtgggagaagtggAGTTCCTGGAGAAGCCCTTCGTGGCTTTCGTGCGGCTCCTCCAGGCAACGATGCTCGGAGGGGTGACGGAGGTGCCCGTCCCCACCAG GTTCCTCTTTATTCTCCTTGGTCCCGCGGGAAAAGCCAAATCTTACAACGAGATCGGCAGAGCCATCGCGACCCTCATGGTGGATGAT CTCTTCAGCGACGTTGCGTACAAAGCCCGGGATAGAGAAGACCTGATCGCCGGCATAGATGAGTTTCTGGATGAAGTCATTGTCCTGCCGCCTGGCGAGTGGGACCCCAACATTAGGATTGAGCCACCCAAAAAAGTGCCCTCGGCTGACAAGAG GAAATCAGTTTTCTCCCTGAACGAAGTGGGGCAGATGAACGGCACGGCCGGTGGGGCGGGTGCCGGGGGCGGTGGAGGAGGCAGCGACGATGGGGAGATGCCTGAAGTTCACGAAATCGGGGAAGAGCTCGCGTGGACCGGCAG GTTTTGCGGTGGCCTCTATTTGGATATCAAGAGGAAGCTGCCTTGGTTCCCGAGCGACTTCTATGAAGGCTTTCATATCCAGTCCATCTCTGCCATCTTGTTCATCTACCTGGGCTGCATCACCAATGCCATCACGTTCGGGGGCTTGCTTGGGGACGCTACGGACAACTACCAG GGTGTCATGGAGAGCTTCCTCGGCACGGCGATGGCAGGCTCCATGTTTTGCCTCTTCGCCGGGCAGCCGCTCATCATCCTCAGCAGCACCGGCCCCATCCTCATCTTCGAGAAGCTGCTCTTCGACTTCAGCAA AGGCAACGGCATCGACTACATGGAGTTTCGCCTCTGGATCGGCTTGCACTCTGCCCTACAGTGCCTTATCCTGGTGGCCACCGACGCCAGCTTCATTATAAAGTACATCACCCGCTTCACGGAGGAAGGTTTCTCCACCCTCATCAGCTTCATCTTCATCTACGACGCCATCAAGAAGATGATCGGAGCCTTTAAGTACTATCCCATCAATTCGGACTTCAAGCCGGACTACGTCACCATGTACAAGTGCGAGTGCATCGCTCCCGACCCAG CCAACGCGACCTTGTTCGATGCTTCAGCTCCAGTGGCACCGAACACCACTAATGTTTCTCTG TACAATGCTATTAACCTAACAGCTCTGGACTGGACTCAGCTGAGTAAGAAGGAGTGTCTCAAATACGGCGGCAGCTTAGTGGGGAAATCCTGTAAATTCGTGCCCGACCTGGCCCTTATGTCCTTCATCCTCTTCTTCGGGACCTACTCCATGACCTTGACCctgaaaaaattcaaattcagCCGCTATTTCCCCACCAAG CTGCGTAAACTTATTAGCGATTTCTCTATCTTTATGTCCATACTAATGTTTGTGGGGCTGGATGTGCTTTTTGGACTCAACACCCCAAAGCTCCAAGTGCCTACTGattttaag cccACCCGCGTGGACCGAGGGTGGTTCGTGTTTCCCTTCGGGAAGAACCCATGGTGGGTTTACCTGGCGagcgccctgcccgccctcctCGTCACCATCCTCATCTTCATGGACCAGCAGATCACGGCCGTCATCGTCAACAGGAAGGAGCACAAGCTGCGG AAAGCAGCGGGCTACCACCTGGACCTGTTCTGGGTGGGCATCCTCATGGCCGTCTGCTCCTTCATGGGGCTGCCCTGGTACGTGGCGGCCACCGTCATCTCCATCGCCCACATCGACAGCTTGAAGATGGAGACGGAGACCAGCGCCCCGGGGGAGCAGCCCCAATTCTTGGGTGTCAG GGAGCAGAGAGTGACGGGCATCATCGTCTTTGTGCTGACGGGGATTTCCGTCTTCCTGGCCCCTATCCTGAAG TACATCCCCATGCCGGTGCTGTACGGCGTCTTTCTGTACATGGGCGTCGCGTCACTGAATGGCATCCAG TTTTGGGACCGCTGCAAGCTCTTCCTCATGCCGGCCAAGCACCAACCCGACTACGTCTTCCTCCGGCACGTGCCGCTGCGCCGCATCCACCTCTTCACGCTGGTGCAGATCGTCTGCCTGGCCGTCCTCTGGATCCTCAAATCCACCGTGGCCGCCATCATCTTCCCCGTCATG ATTTTAGCCCTGATCCTGGTGAGGCGGCTGCTGGATTTTGTCTTCTCCCAACACGACCTGGCCTGGATTGACAACATCATCCccgagaaggaaaagaagaaggaggatgacaagaagaagaagaaaaaaggcaacaaaggAGATAGCAGCAGCGATGAGGAG GAAAGAGGTCCTCCACCTGGAGCTTTGCGTTCTGATTCCTCCCCGAACGGTTCAGACCTGGATCGCAG taTTACCCTTCACCTGAAGATTTCGTGCCCGTCGTCTCCTGCATTTAACTACTCCCGAAACCCCATCTGCGCCGTGCCCCAGGTGAAGATAGAGATGGAGTCGGACTACGAGGACACTGACACCGAAAAACCGCCTCGGGACATGGGCAGTGAGACCACGCTATAG